Proteins encoded together in one Rhinopithecus roxellana isolate Shanxi Qingling chromosome 3, ASM756505v1, whole genome shotgun sequence window:
- the LOC104659815 gene encoding overexpressed in colon carcinoma 1 protein — MGFGNSTATSAGAGRGPAGAAKDVTEESITEDDKRRNYGGVYVGLPSEAVNMVSSQTKTVRKN, encoded by the coding sequence ATGGGCTTCGGGAACTCCACCGCCACAAGCGCGGGCGCGGGCAGAGGCCCTGCAGGAGCAGCCAAAGATGTAACAGAAGAATCCATAACAGAAGATGACAAGAGGAGAAACTATGGAGGAGTATATGTTGGCCTACCATCTGAAGCTGTCAATATGGTGTCCAGTCAAACAAAGACAGTTcggaaaaattag